The following coding sequences lie in one Vibrio algicola genomic window:
- a CDS encoding putative periplasmic lipoprotein: MKKIKFAIMLISLLIVGCASNPMDVTTESKVQEAAPNEAQIVFMRDSLLGAAISSSLFDITNPNNDPVFVGILNNNTKVIYKTEPGPHLFMVIGESADFMSANIIKGKTYYSLVTPRMGIWKARFSLWPIKPNVDADYSYSDKKNFNQWNNTHIALITDKALSWYNNNKDNIIEKRNDYITDWNEYSADSKAKRTLDKNDYYQDL; the protein is encoded by the coding sequence ATGAAAAAAATTAAATTTGCAATAATGTTAATATCATTATTAATTGTAGGTTGTGCTTCTAATCCAATGGACGTGACAACAGAGTCAAAGGTTCAGGAAGCAGCACCCAATGAAGCACAAATCGTTTTTATGAGAGATTCTCTTTTAGGCGCAGCAATTAGTTCTTCATTATTTGATATAACAAACCCTAATAATGACCCTGTTTTTGTTGGAATACTAAACAATAATACCAAAGTTATATACAAAACTGAACCAGGTCCTCATCTATTCATGGTAATTGGAGAGTCAGCTGATTTCATGAGTGCTAATATAATTAAAGGAAAAACATATTATAGTCTCGTCACCCCTAGAATGGGCATTTGGAAAGCTAGGTTTTCTTTATGGCCAATAAAGCCAAATGTAGATGCTGATTACTCATACTCAGATAAGAAAAATTTCAATCAATGGAACAATACTCATATTGCATTAATAACTGACAAGGCGTTATCTTGGTATAATAACAACAAAGATAATATTATTGAAAAACGAAATGATTACATAACAGATTGGAATGAATATTCTGCAGATAGTAAAGCTAAAAGAACATTAGATAAAAATGATTATTATCAAGATCTTTAA
- the ureG gene encoding urease accessory protein UreG: MSSQETYKQPLRIGIGGPVGSGKTALLEVLCKAIRDRLNIAVVTNDIYTQEDAKILTRAEALDADRIIGVETGGCPHTAIREDASMNLAAVEELAKRHKNLDVVFVESGGDNLSATFSPELADLTIYVIDVAEGEKIPRKGGPGITRSDLLVINKIDLAPYVGASLEVMESDTKRMRPNKPYIFTNLKESIGLDFIIDFIITEGMLTQKQA, encoded by the coding sequence ATGTCATCACAAGAAACCTACAAACAACCATTACGCATAGGTATTGGTGGTCCGGTTGGATCGGGAAAAACGGCATTATTGGAAGTATTATGTAAAGCAATTCGTGATCGCTTAAACATCGCGGTGGTTACTAATGATATTTACACTCAAGAAGATGCCAAAATCTTAACTCGCGCCGAAGCCTTAGATGCCGACCGTATTATTGGGGTCGAAACGGGTGGTTGCCCACATACGGCGATCCGTGAAGATGCGTCGATGAACTTAGCCGCAGTCGAAGAACTGGCAAAGCGTCATAAAAATTTGGATGTGGTGTTTGTAGAAAGCGGTGGCGATAACTTGAGTGCGACTTTCAGCCCCGAACTTGCCGATCTCACTATCTATGTGATTGATGTAGCCGAAGGCGAGAAGATCCCACGTAAAGGCGGCCCAGGAATTACTCGCTCAGATTTATTGGTGATCAACAAGATCGATCTCGCGCCGTATGTCGGGGCATCGCTTGAAGTGATGGAGTCTGACACGAAACGTATGCGTCCAAACAAACCGTATATCTTCACCAATTTAAAAGAAAGTATTGGCTTAGATTTCATCATTGATTTCATTATTACTGAAGGGATGTTAACGCAGAAACAAGCTTGA